In the Sediminibacter sp. Hel_I_10 genome, one interval contains:
- the ilvA gene encoding threonine ammonia-lyase IlvA, with translation MELKTTYHPTLASIEAAAIKLEGIASVTPLMANMQYSRLYESNVLFKREDLQQVRSYKIRGAYNKMSSLSASEIENGIVCASAGNHAQGVALSCKLLKIKGTIFMPVPTPNQKIEQVKFFGEDYIEVVLEGDTYDDAYHAAMLQCEELNKTFINPFNDEKVIEGQATVGLEIIDQAIQHPIHYVFVPVGGGGLSAGLSSVFKELSPQTKIIGVEPKGAPSMSTSIKNKRNTELRQIESFVDGAAVKRVGDMNFEICRENLHDVITVDEGHICQTILDLYNKEAIVVEPAGAMSIAALEHYSEEIKGKNVVCIVSGSNNDITRTAEIKERALIYANLKHYFIIKFPQRAGALREFVVEILGPNDDITHFEYTKKTNRENGAAVVGLELKDAKDLEPLITKMKLRKFYGDYLNDKPDLFQFLV, from the coding sequence ATGGAATTAAAAACAACATACCATCCCACTTTAGCATCCATAGAGGCAGCCGCCATAAAATTAGAAGGCATTGCATCGGTCACACCATTGATGGCCAACATGCAGTACTCTAGACTTTACGAGAGCAACGTTCTTTTTAAAAGAGAAGATTTGCAGCAAGTGCGTTCTTATAAAATAAGAGGGGCTTACAATAAAATGTCTTCTTTATCTGCTTCGGAAATTGAAAATGGAATTGTATGCGCCAGTGCGGGCAACCACGCGCAAGGTGTTGCACTATCGTGCAAACTTTTGAAGATTAAAGGCACCATTTTTATGCCTGTACCAACACCCAATCAAAAGATAGAACAGGTGAAGTTCTTTGGCGAAGATTATATTGAAGTCGTCTTAGAGGGCGATACTTACGATGATGCGTATCACGCCGCCATGTTGCAATGCGAGGAGTTAAATAAGACGTTTATCAATCCGTTTAATGATGAAAAGGTCATTGAAGGGCAGGCTACAGTTGGTTTAGAAATTATAGATCAAGCCATTCAACACCCTATCCACTATGTTTTTGTACCAGTTGGTGGTGGTGGATTGTCTGCGGGATTATCCTCTGTATTTAAAGAGTTGTCTCCACAAACAAAGATTATTGGCGTTGAGCCAAAAGGCGCGCCTTCTATGTCTACCTCAATTAAAAATAAACGCAATACAGAGCTCAGACAGATCGAGAGTTTTGTAGACGGCGCTGCTGTGAAACGCGTTGGAGACATGAACTTTGAGATTTGTAGAGAAAATTTACATGATGTCATTACTGTTGATGAGGGGCATATCTGCCAAACCATTTTAGATTTATACAATAAGGAGGCCATTGTCGTAGAACCTGCAGGCGCCATGAGCATTGCAGCTTTAGAGCATTATTCCGAAGAAATTAAAGGCAAAAATGTGGTTTGTATCGTTAGTGGCAGTAATAATGATATTACCAGAACTGCCGAAATCAAAGAGCGCGCATTGATTTACGCGAATCTCAAGCATTATTTTATTATTAAATTCCCGCAAAGAGCAGGAGCACTAAGAGAATTTGTTGTAGAAATACTAGGCCCTAACGATGATATCACCCACTTTGAATATACCAAAAAAACCAATCGGGAAAACGGAGCGGCTGTAGTTGGTTTAGAACTTAAAGACGCAAAGGATTTGGAACCGCTCATCACCAAAATGAAATTGCGTAAATTTTATGGAGATTATCTTAATGATAAACCAGATCTGTTTCAGTTTTTAGTATAA
- the ilvC gene encoding ketol-acid reductoisomerase: MSNYFNSLSLRAQLEQLGKCRFMEASEFEDGVDALKGKKIVIVGCGAQGLNQGLNMRDSGLDISYALRQAAIDEKRDSYNNATSNDFKVGTYEELIPTADVVLNLTPDKQHSMVVKAVMPLMKKGATLSYSHGFNIVEEGTKVREDLTVIMVAPKCPGTEVREEYKRGFGVPTLIAVHPENDPEQKGWDQAKAYAAATGGHRAGVLQSSFIAEVKSDLMGEQTILCGLLQTGAILSFDKMVAEGIAPDYAAKLIQYGWETITEALKHGGITNMMDRLSNPAKIKAYQLSEELKDIMRPLFEKHMDDIISGHFSKTMMEDWANDDANLLKWRAATGETAFEKTGLTPSHISEQEYFDHGVLLVAFVKSGVELAFETMVSAGIIEDSAYYESLHELPLIANTIARKKLFEMNRVISDTAEYGCYLFDHDCKPLLADFMQTVDTSVIGKPFTQANGVDNLELIAVNDAIRNHPIESVGKRLRAAMTAMKVIKQEDYTTKASVLA, encoded by the coding sequence ATGTCAAATTATTTCAACAGTTTATCATTAAGAGCACAATTAGAGCAATTGGGCAAATGTCGTTTTATGGAAGCTTCAGAGTTTGAAGATGGAGTAGATGCTTTAAAAGGAAAGAAAATTGTGATTGTTGGTTGTGGCGCTCAAGGTTTAAATCAAGGTTTAAACATGAGAGACTCAGGACTTGACATCTCTTATGCATTGCGTCAAGCGGCTATCGATGAAAAACGTGATTCTTATAACAATGCGACCTCTAATGATTTTAAGGTGGGCACTTATGAAGAGTTGATCCCTACTGCCGATGTGGTATTAAATCTTACGCCAGATAAACAGCATTCTATGGTGGTAAAAGCCGTGATGCCATTAATGAAAAAAGGCGCTACATTGAGTTATTCGCACGGATTTAACATTGTTGAGGAAGGCACAAAAGTACGTGAGGATTTGACTGTGATCATGGTGGCTCCAAAATGCCCTGGAACAGAGGTGCGCGAAGAGTATAAACGTGGTTTTGGCGTGCCAACTTTAATTGCTGTACATCCAGAAAATGATCCTGAACAAAAAGGATGGGATCAGGCCAAGGCTTATGCTGCAGCAACTGGAGGGCATAGAGCGGGAGTTTTACAATCTTCTTTTATTGCAGAGGTCAAATCAGATTTAATGGGAGAGCAAACCATTTTGTGTGGCTTGTTACAAACAGGTGCTATCTTGTCTTTTGATAAAATGGTGGCAGAAGGTATTGCGCCAGATTATGCGGCGAAACTCATTCAATACGGTTGGGAAACCATTACCGAGGCGTTAAAACATGGCGGCATTACCAATATGATGGATCGATTATCTAACCCGGCAAAAATTAAGGCCTATCAACTTTCCGAAGAATTAAAAGACATCATGCGTCCACTTTTTGAAAAACACATGGACGATATTATATCTGGTCACTTTTCTAAAACCATGATGGAAGATTGGGCAAATGACGACGCCAACCTCTTGAAATGGCGGGCGGCAACTGGAGAAACTGCTTTTGAGAAAACAGGGTTAACGCCTAGTCATATATCAGAACAAGAGTACTTTGATCATGGTGTGCTCTTAGTGGCTTTTGTGAAATCTGGTGTAGAGTTGGCTTTTGAAACTATGGTTAGCGCAGGAATTATTGAAGATTCTGCGTATTATGAATCACTTCATGAATTGCCATTAATTGCAAATACCATTGCTAGAAAGAAACTTTTTGAAATGAATCGCGTCATTTCTGATACCGCAGAATACGGCTGTTATTTATTTGATCATGATTGCAAACCGTTGTTGGCAGATTTTATGCAAACCGTAGATACCTCTGTTATTGGTAAGCCGTTTACACAGGCTAACGGCGTTGATAATTTGGAGCTAATTGCTGTCAATGATGCCATTAGAAATCATCCTATTGAGTCCGTAGGTAAGCGTTTACGTGCAGCAATGACTGCAATGAAGGTGATTAAGCAAGAAGATTATACCACAAAAGCTTCTGTATTGGCTTAG
- the ilvN gene encoding acetolactate synthase small subunit, which produces MSEAQEQLYTVSIYTENNIGLLNRISAIFQRRHINIESINSSVSEIEQVSKWTIVVKLSEERMKKIIGQIEKQVEVIKAFYHNEEDIIYLESCMFKIRSGLLFDERQIQNIIKDSSARIVTVNKEFFVIEKSGRKEEIDLLYREISAFGIMQFTRSGRIAVTKDEMKISAMLKESFSA; this is translated from the coding sequence ATGAGTGAAGCACAAGAGCAATTATATACCGTTTCTATTTATACAGAAAACAACATTGGGTTATTAAACCGTATTTCAGCGATCTTTCAAAGACGTCACATCAATATCGAAAGTATAAATTCTTCGGTTTCAGAAATTGAACAGGTCTCCAAATGGACCATTGTTGTGAAACTTTCCGAAGAACGTATGAAAAAAATTATCGGACAGATAGAAAAACAGGTAGAGGTCATTAAAGCCTTTTACCATAACGAGGAGGATATTATTTATTTAGAATCCTGTATGTTCAAGATTAGATCAGGTTTGTTGTTTGATGAGCGTCAAATTCAAAATATCATAAAAGATAGTAGTGCTCGCATTGTAACGGTTAACAAAGAGTTTTTTGTTATTGAAAAATCTGGTAGAAAAGAGGAAATAGATCTTTTGTATAGGGAGATAAGCGCTTTCGGGATCATGCAATTTACCCGTTCGGGCCGTATTGCAGTAACCAAAGATGAAATGAAGATTTCGGCAATGCTTAAGGAGTCATTTTCAGCTTAA
- the ilvB gene encoding biosynthetic-type acetolactate synthase large subunit, with the protein MKEAQTIKPETNNTKVTERMSGSEAIIRCLLAEGVDIIYGYPGGAIMPVYDELYKYQDQIHHVLTRHEQGATHAAQGYARISGKVGVAIATSGPGATNLITGIADAQIDSTPMVCITGQVGSHLLGSDAFQETDIVGISTPVTKWNHQITKASEIPEVLAKAFYIAKSGRPGPVLVDITKDAQFEQFDFTYEKCTGIRSYKPVPKTNTADLEAAAKLINSAKKPLIVWGQGVILGEAEEEFKAVIEKAGIPSAWTILGASAIPTSHPLNVGMVGMHGNYAPNVLTNECDVLIAIGMRFDDRVTGNLASYAKQAKIIHFEIDPAEVDKNVKTDIAVLGNSKESLKAILPLLNTNSHSEWHQKFKDLYAIEFEKVIKGDLHPTKEGLTMGEVLKEINIQTKGEAAIVSDVGQHQMVACRYANFNVTKSNITSGGLGTMGFALPAAIGAKMAAPGREVIAIIGDGGYQMTIQELGTIFQQKTPVKIVVLNNEFLGMVRQWQQLFFERRYASTEMVNPDFVAIAKGYHIEANKVTDRKDLKSAIKTMIDHDGPYFLEVRVEKEGNVFPMIPTGASVSEMRLE; encoded by the coding sequence ATGAAAGAAGCACAAACTATAAAACCAGAAACTAACAACACAAAGGTAACAGAGCGTATGTCTGGTAGCGAAGCCATTATTAGATGTCTTTTAGCAGAAGGGGTAGACATTATTTACGGATATCCTGGTGGTGCCATCATGCCTGTCTATGATGAGTTGTATAAGTACCAAGATCAAATCCATCACGTGTTGACGCGTCATGAACAAGGGGCTACCCATGCCGCACAAGGGTATGCTCGTATTTCAGGAAAAGTGGGTGTAGCCATTGCAACTTCGGGTCCTGGAGCTACCAATTTGATAACCGGTATTGCCGATGCGCAAATAGATAGTACACCTATGGTTTGCATTACAGGCCAAGTAGGCTCTCATTTATTGGGAAGTGATGCATTTCAAGAAACAGATATCGTAGGCATCTCTACACCTGTGACCAAATGGAACCATCAAATAACAAAAGCTTCAGAAATACCAGAAGTGTTGGCAAAGGCTTTTTATATCGCGAAAAGCGGAAGACCGGGTCCCGTTTTGGTAGACATTACTAAAGATGCTCAGTTTGAACAATTTGATTTTACATATGAAAAGTGTACAGGAATTAGAAGTTATAAGCCTGTGCCAAAAACTAATACAGCCGATCTAGAAGCTGCTGCCAAATTGATCAATAGTGCCAAAAAACCACTGATTGTTTGGGGACAAGGTGTGATTCTTGGCGAAGCAGAAGAAGAGTTTAAAGCAGTTATTGAAAAAGCAGGCATTCCATCGGCTTGGACCATATTAGGAGCGTCAGCCATCCCCACGTCACACCCTTTAAATGTTGGTATGGTGGGGATGCATGGTAATTATGCGCCAAATGTACTCACTAATGAATGTGATGTGCTTATTGCCATCGGGATGCGATTTGACGATAGGGTTACTGGTAATTTAGCATCTTACGCCAAACAAGCTAAAATCATTCATTTTGAAATAGATCCAGCCGAGGTGGATAAAAACGTAAAAACAGATATCGCGGTTCTCGGGAATTCAAAAGAGAGTCTTAAAGCCATTTTGCCTTTATTGAATACCAATTCCCACTCTGAATGGCATCAAAAATTCAAAGATTTGTATGCCATTGAGTTTGAAAAAGTAATTAAAGGCGATTTACATCCCACCAAAGAAGGGCTTACCATGGGAGAGGTCTTAAAAGAAATAAATATACAAACCAAAGGAGAGGCCGCCATTGTGAGTGATGTAGGTCAGCACCAAATGGTAGCATGCCGATACGCCAATTTTAATGTTACTAAAAGTAATATCACTTCTGGTGGATTGGGTACTATGGGCTTTGCACTGCCCGCTGCAATTGGTGCAAAAATGGCAGCTCCAGGTCGTGAAGTGATCGCCATTATTGGAGATGGTGGTTATCAAATGACCATACAAGAATTGGGCACTATATTTCAGCAGAAAACGCCTGTAAAAATTGTGGTTTTGAATAACGAATTCCTCGGAATGGTACGCCAATGGCAGCAGTTGTTTTTTGAAAGACGATATGCTTCTACTGAAATGGTCAATCCAGATTTTGTAGCCATTGCGAAAGGATATCATATTGAAGCAAATAAAGTGACCGATCGGAAGGATCTGAAATCGGCGATCAAAACAATGATCGATCACGATGGTCCTTACTTTTTAGAAGTGAGAGTAGAAAAAGAGGGTAATGTTTTTCCAATGATTCCAACTGGAGCAAGTGTCTCTGAAATGCGATTGGAATAA
- the ilvD gene encoding dihydroxy-acid dehydratase: MNELNKYSKTVTQDPTQPAAQAMLHAIGLTKADFYKPIVGIASTGYEGNPCNMHLNDLAKLVKKGTTNEDIVGLIFNTIGVSDGISMGTPGMRYSLPSRDIIADSMETVVQAMSYDGLVTVVGCDKNMPGALMAMIRLNRPSILVYGGTIDSGCHEGKKLDVVSAFEAWGSKVAGTMSETEYQNIVEKACPGAGACGGMYTANTMASAIEALGMTLPFNSSNPALSDAKQEESVRAGEALRLLLEKDIKPSDIITRKSLENAVRLVTILGGSTNAVLHFLAIARAAQIDFTLKDFQDISDNTPFLADLKPSGKYLMEDVHAVGGIPAVLKYLLKKGLIHGDCLTVTGKTLAENLLDVADLAEGQDIIKSIEQPIKVSGHLRMLYGNLATEGSVAKITGKEGLKFQGKAKVFEGEYAANDGIRDGKVEKGDVVVIRYEGPKGGPGMPEMLKPTAAIMGAGLGKEVALITDGRFSGGTHGFVVGHITPEAQEGGNIALIKDGDIIIIDAETNTIKVDVSEEELNQRRAQWKAPELKFKRGVLYKYAKTVSSASMGCVTDEF; encoded by the coding sequence ATGAACGAACTCAATAAATACAGTAAAACCGTAACTCAAGATCCCACGCAACCGGCAGCTCAGGCCATGTTGCACGCCATTGGTTTAACCAAAGCAGATTTTTATAAGCCCATTGTTGGTATTGCTAGTACAGGCTATGAAGGAAATCCCTGTAACATGCACTTAAATGATCTAGCGAAACTGGTTAAAAAAGGCACAACCAATGAAGATATTGTTGGTTTGATTTTTAATACTATTGGAGTTAGTGATGGCATTTCTATGGGAACACCCGGCATGCGTTATTCACTGCCTTCAAGAGATATTATAGCCGATTCTATGGAAACCGTGGTTCAAGCCATGAGTTACGACGGATTAGTTACGGTAGTAGGATGTGATAAAAATATGCCTGGGGCATTGATGGCGATGATTCGTTTAAATCGTCCGTCCATTTTAGTTTACGGTGGCACCATAGACTCAGGTTGCCACGAAGGGAAAAAGCTAGATGTTGTTTCTGCTTTTGAAGCCTGGGGAAGCAAGGTGGCTGGAACCATGAGTGAAACAGAGTATCAAAATATAGTAGAGAAAGCCTGTCCGGGTGCAGGAGCCTGTGGGGGCATGTACACTGCTAATACCATGGCTTCGGCTATAGAAGCCTTGGGGATGACCTTGCCCTTTAACTCTTCTAATCCTGCGTTAAGCGATGCTAAGCAAGAAGAATCTGTTAGAGCCGGAGAAGCGCTACGATTATTATTGGAGAAAGACATCAAGCCTTCAGATATCATTACCAGAAAATCACTTGAAAATGCTGTAAGATTGGTTACCATACTGGGTGGCTCTACAAATGCTGTACTTCATTTTTTAGCAATTGCAAGAGCAGCACAAATAGATTTTACACTTAAAGATTTTCAGGATATTAGTGACAATACGCCGTTTTTAGCGGATTTGAAACCAAGTGGAAAATACCTTATGGAAGATGTGCATGCTGTTGGAGGGATTCCTGCAGTTCTTAAATATTTACTGAAAAAAGGATTGATTCATGGCGATTGTTTAACCGTAACCGGAAAGACACTTGCTGAAAATCTATTGGATGTTGCTGATTTAGCCGAAGGGCAAGATATCATCAAGTCTATTGAACAGCCCATTAAGGTTTCTGGACATCTTAGAATGCTCTACGGAAATTTAGCAACCGAAGGCAGTGTCGCTAAAATTACTGGAAAAGAAGGCTTGAAATTTCAAGGAAAAGCAAAAGTATTTGAAGGGGAATATGCAGCCAATGACGGTATTCGTGATGGTAAAGTAGAGAAAGGTGATGTCGTGGTTATTAGGTATGAAGGTCCTAAAGGAGGCCCGGGAATGCCTGAGATGTTAAAACCAACGGCGGCCATTATGGGTGCAGGCCTTGGTAAAGAGGTAGCCTTAATTACAGACGGCAGATTCTCAGGAGGAACGCATGGTTTTGTTGTAGGGCATATCACTCCAGAAGCACAAGAAGGGGGAAACATTGCACTAATTAAAGATGGTGATATCATCATTATTGATGCTGAAACCAATACGATTAAGGTAGATGTTTCAGAAGAAGAACTCAACCAAAGAAGAGCGCAGTGGAAAGCTCCAGAATTAAAATTTAAACGTGGTGTATTATATAAGTATGCTAAAACGGTGTCTTCCGCCTCAATGGGCTGTGTTACCGATGAGTTTTAA
- a CDS encoding PAS domain-containing protein has protein sequence MKYNMSNMMCLGVYLSDLSEEEYTQVQTKMKPSEAIPMPLLSWDIFSHHFFKIREDLKIENDIKIVKTFAKQNHWKNEIDVIFKNQDFEALIITDSEQNIIWVNDGFSKMTGYSKAFAVNKKPYFLQGNDTSEQTKNRIRKGLTGIKPFKEVLTNYRKDKSPYECEVKIIPLYNEKVTHFLAIEKSIG, from the coding sequence ATGAAGTATAATATGTCTAATATGATGTGTTTGGGTGTGTATTTGTCGGATTTATCTGAAGAGGAATACACTCAAGTTCAAACTAAAATGAAACCCTCTGAAGCTATTCCTATGCCTTTGCTAAGTTGGGATATCTTTAGTCATCATTTTTTCAAAATACGTGAGGATCTAAAAATAGAAAATGATATTAAAATTGTAAAAACATTTGCAAAACAAAATCATTGGAAAAATGAAATTGATGTTATTTTCAAAAATCAGGATTTTGAAGCATTAATTATTACAGATTCAGAACAAAATATCATTTGGGTAAATGATGGGTTTAGTAAAATGACAGGATATTCTAAAGCATTTGCAGTTAACAAAAAACCATACTTCTTGCAAGGCAATGATACTTCAGAACAAACAAAAAACCGCATAAGAAAAGGGCTTACAGGAATAAAACCTTTTAAAGAAGTATTAACAAATTACCGAAAAGACAAATCCCCTTATGAATGTGAAGTCAAAATTATTCCTTTATATAATGAAAAGGTGACTCATTTTTTAGCAATAGAAAAAAGCATAGGATAA
- a CDS encoding glutamate synthase subunit beta: MGKTTGFLEYERADEPYVAVEQRVKNYKEFTIPLEESKLKDQGARCMDCGIPFCHSGCPLGNLIPEFNDKVYKGRWKEAAQILHATNNFPEFTGRLCPAPCEEACVLGINEDPVSIENIEKNIVERAFEEGWITAHPPKTRTGKKVAVIGSGPAGLAAAQQLNRAGHHITVFERDAKVGGLLRYGIPDFKMEKHVIDRRLKVLEAEGITFKTNAEVGKSMSVETIKADFDAVVLCGGATVRRPIPVKGSHLKGVHQAMEFLKLNNQYVDGLIEFDKVISAKDKKVIVIGGGDTGSDCIGTSNRHGAESVINFEILSKPTEGRPANQPWPYWPMRLKTTSSHKEGVERFFSVSTKEFLGDKNGHLTGLKTVEVEWIFREGERPELKELPNTEKHWDCDMVLLALGFTGAEKTLAEQFGLEMDFRTNIKATTKDYATNVKGIFTAGDMRRGQSLIVWAISEGREAAYHVDSYLMGSSNLPQKDEGDLPRV, from the coding sequence ATGGGAAAAACAACAGGATTTTTAGAATATGAGCGTGCTGATGAGCCTTACGTAGCGGTTGAGCAGCGTGTAAAAAACTATAAGGAATTTACAATTCCGCTAGAAGAGAGCAAATTAAAAGATCAGGGTGCACGGTGTATGGATTGCGGGATTCCGTTTTGCCATAGTGGTTGTCCCTTAGGAAATCTTATTCCAGAGTTTAATGATAAGGTGTACAAAGGGCGTTGGAAAGAGGCAGCGCAAATTTTACATGCTACTAATAATTTTCCAGAATTTACGGGACGATTATGCCCTGCACCTTGCGAAGAGGCTTGTGTTTTAGGGATTAATGAAGACCCTGTGTCTATTGAAAATATCGAAAAGAATATTGTTGAACGGGCATTTGAAGAAGGATGGATTACTGCACATCCGCCAAAAACGAGAACTGGAAAAAAGGTAGCCGTAATTGGCTCTGGTCCGGCAGGTCTTGCTGCAGCTCAACAATTAAATCGTGCTGGCCATCACATTACGGTGTTTGAACGTGATGCTAAAGTTGGCGGACTCTTAAGATATGGCATTCCTGACTTTAAGATGGAAAAGCATGTTATCGATAGACGATTGAAGGTGTTAGAAGCTGAGGGCATAACCTTTAAAACAAACGCTGAAGTAGGAAAAAGTATGAGCGTCGAAACTATAAAAGCAGATTTTGATGCGGTGGTGCTATGTGGTGGTGCTACAGTAAGACGACCTATCCCTGTTAAGGGAAGTCATCTCAAAGGCGTGCACCAAGCCATGGAGTTTTTAAAACTCAATAACCAGTACGTCGATGGGCTTATTGAATTTGATAAAGTGATTTCTGCTAAAGATAAAAAGGTCATTGTCATTGGTGGAGGTGACACTGGTTCAGACTGTATAGGGACGTCCAACCGTCATGGGGCCGAATCGGTTATCAATTTTGAAATTTTAAGCAAACCTACCGAAGGCAGACCAGCAAATCAGCCTTGGCCGTACTGGCCAATGCGCTTAAAAACGACATCATCCCATAAAGAAGGCGTAGAGCGATTTTTTAGTGTGTCTACCAAAGAATTTTTAGGGGATAAAAACGGACATCTTACAGGGTTAAAAACCGTTGAGGTAGAATGGATTTTTAGAGAGGGCGAGCGTCCTGAGTTAAAAGAACTTCCTAATACCGAAAAACATTGGGACTGTGATATGGTATTGTTGGCCCTCGGTTTTACAGGAGCCGAAAAAACCTTGGCCGAGCAATTTGGTTTAGAGATGGATTTTAGAACCAACATCAAGGCCACAACTAAAGATTATGCTACAAACGTTAAGGGCATCTTTACCGCGGGAGATATGCGACGCGGGCAATCTCTTATTGTATGGGCTATTTCCGAAGGCCGTGAAGCGGCTTATCATGTAGACAGCTATTTGATGGGAAGTTCTAACTTACCTCAGAAGGATGAAGGCGATTTGCCGAGAGTTTAG